The nucleotide sequence TACACAAAGGACGCCATATCGGTGTACCCGCAGAAGTTGTGGAGGGCTCGGTTAAAAAAGCAGATAGCAATCAAGCCGGCGGCAACACCGGGATTAAAATATCAGACGACGTAACGGCAAAGATAGTTGAAAAAGTTGCCAAAAGCGACTCGACTGTGGACGTTTCGCTGCTAAAATAAATCGGTTGAAAGCGAGGTCGAGGTGTTCAGGCGACTCGGCTTAGGACATTCCGTCGGAGTATTACCGTCAGACCTCACCGATATCAGTAGATGAAAGTGATGTACTGAAATAGTAGTAACAACGATGACTAGCATTAATATCGCCCATATAAATCTTCACCATGCCAAAACCGTCTCAACGGTAATCGCAAAGGCAATTACCAGGTTTAAACTGAGTATAGCTGATAGCTGATGGTCAAAAACCCCTGGATCGTCAAAGCTCAGATTAGAGGTTTGGCCACAACAAACAAGTAGGTAATATGTGGCGTTCTCACATTCGGGAATTTCCTTgccatgaattttaaatttttttaggttgctccacagttctcttgttggaagtgacggatcaagttttgagtaactgtaccaaCGTATCGCTTGTCGTATTATTGCAGTGGTTTCATTTCGGATTTCCTTGTACCGGCGCCAAGAAGTatccgtcaagttttttctccacTTAGCAGACGCTGTTGAGTTGCTCTGCTTACGCAGTCGAAAGGCGGAGGAAATTTGTGGCGCTGGCATATTGAGAGTATGGCACAGGttaccaaaaatattatttatgttcTCACCATCCATGTGCGGCAATCCGTTAATGATGAGATCTGTGGAGACGGCATGATTTTTGCACTCATCCAGCTGAGTCTTCAGTAGCGCGATTTCACCCTGAAGTTGCCTGttcagttgaatttgtgcttcggCTTTCCCCATACGTTCTTCCATTGTTTTCACAGCTTTCCGCAGGTTCGCCATTTCAGCCGCTATTTCGCCAAACCGCTGCATTACTCGCTCTTCAGATGTTTTCACTCGTTCCGAAATCTCTTCGATGATACTCCTTCTctgctatagttatttaacgcagtatatgtacatacataggtagaATTCTCCAAacgaattatttattattattatttgttttccttattataataaaacagTTAAAGGACTTTATTTGGTTCGAGCATTATATACCCACTTCCCATACGCATTTCACACAAAAGAAAGAGCTTACTATACATAACAGACAAGCATCCTGCTGGTCACCACATATCGCCCAAAATGCTATGTAAGTCCACTGCTTTCAAAAGCGagctttgaaaaattgtaattctCATGTCAGTAACTAAACAGTATTttacaacaagaaaaaacatATGATTTTGAGTGTAAGTAATTGTACATCTGGGAAATGTGGCTCTATGAATATACCTATGTACTTCGAAGCAGCAATGTTGGAAAGTCTTAAATGCCGGCACTTCCAAATGAAGTTCGTTGAAATTTTCTGGCATTGCATAGAAAGTCATTCAGAAGTGATTTATACAATAGAATCTTCCCGAATAATTTCTGTAACCACGACGAAGTGTTATTATTCTTACACGGTTTACAAATATACCTTAAAAGCTTATACACATATTTTGGCATTATAGAAATAAATCATTACACATAATATTAATCTTTAATCAATCACAAAGTGCACAAATTGGTATCAGTACAAGTTCCATAGATTAACATTATCACTCGTTAccaaataatttgaattattatacatacatacctacataccataAATATGGCTTAAATCATTTACATTACGTGGTTTGAGTGCGGAGGCAGTAATATTTCGTGGCTAGGCAAAGAAAATATGtctcgtatatgtatgcatgtgcaaaatttgtatctactatatgtgcatatatgggtaggtattgtaattaaaatttattaattcaacTGTTCACGAAATTTAACGAACAATAAGTGGAGCGCAATGTGACATTAAAATATTACCGCAGGAAAATCTTTTCAAtgccatatgcacatatacacaccTAAGTTGGAAATACTACACACTATAAGAGAGTTAGGAAACATCAttcataattatttaagtgtatACTCATATAATCATAATTTATATTCAGAATCCAAAGGGTATTGCCGGTTTAGGATAGGAGTAGCCCTTCTCCTGAGGTGGGAGATAAGTGGATACCACGGTTGATAACGTCTGTTGCGGATATGTGAAAGGTACGGCAGGTGCTGGATATGTGTACCCCTCTTTCTTTGGCGCCTTTGTTGGTGTTGTAAATGGTTTTGCGGGTGGCGTATATATATATCCCGTCTTTGGCTGTGGATTGGTTTGTGGAGTCTCAGAAGAAATGGTAAGCGGCACAGGTGTTGTTTGCACTGTATTGGCTGGACCTATTGTTGGAGTCCTTGATGGAATCGTGAAAGCAACAGCTGGTGGGTCATATGTATATCCTTCAATTTTTGAACGAGGTGTTTGCGAATCTGGTCGTTTTGATGGCGGGTGTGTTACTGTCGGGGGTGGTGGGGGTAAAGTTGTTGAAGTCCTTGAAGGAATTGTGAAGGGAATAGCTGGTGGGGTATAAGTATACCCTACAGATTTCGGAGGGATCGACTTATTGGTTTTGATTGGTGATGCAGAAGTAGTCAATGGTGACCTCGATGGAATCGTGAAAGGAACATCAGGTTTAATATAGGAATATCCAGTAGTCTGAACGAGAAGTGGAGGGGCAGTTGTTGGGCGGGTTACTATTTGAGGCGAGAGGGTAACGGGAGCCTTAGATGGAATTGTGAACGGAATTGAAGGAGGAACATATGAATATCCTGTCGTTTTTGTTGGATGTGTTGTTTGTACTCTATGTGTTGGCTTAAATTCGGTCGATGGTCGCGGGTATGTATAGCCTATAGTTTTAGAAGTCGCTGAAGCTAGATTAGGTGTCCGCGCAGCTGTTGCTTGAGTAGGTGGTGATTTTGTGACCGGCGTCAAACGTGTTGGTGGAACTTCAGATGGCAAGGGAAAAGGTATTTTCGGTGTTGGATACGAGTAACCAGTTGAGTTTGAGAGAGCCGCATTATGTGTTGATAGTCGAATTTTTGGCAATGTTGGCGAAACACTCGGTGTCTTCGGTTTAGTTGTAAAAGGAACTGTAGGTCGGGTGTAGACATAACCCGTTGATTTCGGTGGTAAAGATGGTATAGTTAGTGAGGCGTTAGGCTTAGGGTAAAAGTAACCTGTAGATTTCGAAGGTTGTGAGGTAGGTATTGCCGATGGCTCATTTATTGGAACAGAAGGCACTCGCGTCGTTTGAGCTCTTGGAGGAATTGTAAAAGGAACATCGGGTTGCGTGTATACATATCCTGTCGAATTTGCTGATGGTTTAGGCGTTCTTGTTACGGGACGTGTTGGCGTTACTGGAGGACGTCTAGATGGGTAAGTAAATGGCGTTGACGGGCGAGGGTAGGAATAGCCGGTTGACTTCGATGGTTGCGGCGGTTTTTCATGCAATGGTGGTATGATCAGGTTAGATTGAGGCTGTCTCGGGGTATTAGGCTTTGGTGGTGATGGTATAGTGAAAGGCACAATCGGTATTGGATACGTGTATCCCAAAGTTGGCGGCGGAGTTGTAGGAGAAGAAGCCGGCAATCTTGGTGGTGGGACCTCAATAAAGGGTACTTTCGGTGGTGGATAGTCGTATCCTCGTTGCTGTATTGGTGGATCATAGTTATATTTGGCTACAGTACATGATGTCAAAACTAACAGCACAAAAGCAGCCGAAATAAATGTCtgcaaaagaacaaaaaaaagcagGATTAGCA is from Anastrepha ludens isolate Willacy chromosome 4, idAnaLude1.1, whole genome shotgun sequence and encodes:
- the LOC128860296 gene encoding mucin-2, yielding MTFISAAFVLLVLTSCTVAKYNYDPPIQQRGYDYPPPKVPFIEVPPPRLPASSPTTPPPTLGYTYPIPIVPFTIPSPPKPNTPRQPQSNLIIPPLHEKPPQPSKSTGYSYPRPSTPFTYPSRRPPVTPTRPVTRTPKPSANSTGYVYTQPDVPFTIPPRAQTTRVPSVPINEPSAIPTSQPSKSTGYFYPKPNASLTIPSLPPKSTGYVYTRPTVPFTTKPKTPSVSPTLPKIRLSTHNAALSNSTGYSYPTPKIPFPLPSEVPPTRLTPVTKSPPTQATAARTPNLASATSKTIGYTYPRPSTEFKPTHRVQTTHPTKTTGYSYVPPSIPFTIPSKAPVTLSPQIVTRPTTAPPLLVQTTGYSYIKPDVPFTIPSRSPLTTSASPIKTNKSIPPKSVGYTYTPPAIPFTIPSRTSTTLPPPPPTVTHPPSKRPDSQTPRSKIEGYTYDPPAVAFTIPSRTPTIGPANTVQTTPVPLTISSETPQTNPQPKTGYIYTPPAKPFTTPTKAPKKEGYTYPAPAVPFTYPQQTLSTVVSTYLPPQEKGYSYPKPAIPFGF